The Bradyrhizobium sp. CCGB01 genome segment GCAGCACCTTTGCGAGATCGTTGACGTCGCGCACCAGCCAATTGTGCTTGGTGCAGGGCCGCGTGATGCCGACCGTGTCGCACTCCTGGAACGCGTCGTTGCCGATCAGATGCGTCGGCACCTGGCCGGAGATGCAGACCAGCGGGATCGAGTCCATCAGCGCGTCGGTCAGCGGCGTCACCATGTTGGTGGCGCCGGGTCCGGAGGTCACCAGCGCAACACCCGGCTTGCCCGTCGAGCGCGCATAGCCCTCCGCGGCATGGCCCGCGCCCTGCTCGTGGCGGACCAGAATGTGCTGGACCTCGCTCTGCTGGAAGATCTCGTCATAGATCGGAAGCACGGCGCCGCCGGGATAGCCGAAAATGTCGGTCACGCCATGATCGATGAGCGCGCGGACGATCATCGCGGCGCCGGTCATCTGGTTCGGATCGTGGCTTTTGTCGCTCATTGTCTTGCTCCGGATGCGCTGTTGTCAGCGGCTTCGTTCGTGTCGGTTTCGGGAAATAAAAAAGGCCCCGAAGAGGGACCCTGCACACCGCCTGTCATGTGGATGGCAGCTAGCCACCCCCGGCGGTGTGCCTGGGTACGACGGCGATAAGGAGTTTGGTAATAATGTTGCGCATGACGGACGCTCGGCTTCCCAAAGGTTGCGCGAAACATAGCGGCCAAAGCCTGGATGTCAAGGCGATGCGGCCGTTCCCGCGCGATTTTGGCAGTGTAGCGGTGTTCCCGGGGTTCGGCGAGGGGTAAATTCGGGAACCCGGGTACAAAAACGCGTCAGCCGGGGTCCCGGGCCGCGCTAACGGCTGCGGCCAGCCAGCCCCTCGCCTCCTCCAGCTTCACCCATTCGAAATCGGGCAATTGATGCCGGAACCAGGTGAATTGGCGCTTGGCATAGTGGCGGGTATCGGCCCGGCCGATCATGGCGGCGTCCTCCAGACTGAGTTCGCCCCGCAGGTGCCGGATCAGCGCCGGCACGCCATGGGCCTTCATGGCCGGCAGCAGCGGATCGAGCTGACGGGCGGCAAGCCGCTCGACCTCCTTCAGCGCCCCGCCACCGAGCATGGCGTCGAAACGCGCATCAATGCGGGCATAGAGCTCGTCACGTTCGGGCGCGAGAAACACCGCGCGAAAACTGTCTTTCGGCAGCAGCGGAGGCTGGCCTTCGTGGTGCCAGTCGAGCAGCGAACGGCCCGTCGCTTCGATCACTTCGAGCGCGCGCGCGATCCGGGTGCGGTCACGCAGGTTCAATCGTTCGGCGGCGCGCGGATCGCGGCGCGCGAGTTCCTCGTGCAGCGCCTCGACGCCATTCCGCTCCAGCCGCGCGCGCACGCCCTCGCGTATTTCCGCAGGAATTGGCGGTACCACGCTGAGGCCCGCCGTCAGCGCCTTGAAATAAAGCCCCGTGCCGCCGATGAAGATCGGCAAGCGGCCTTCGGCTTTCGCCTCTTCCAGCGCCTTCGCCGCGTCGGCCACCCAGGCGCCGGCCGAGAAGTTCACGGCCGCATCGACGTGGCCGTAGAGACGGTGCGGCGCGCGCGCTTCCTCGCCATGTGTGGGGCGCGCGGTGATGATGCGGAGGTCACGATAGACCTGCATGGAATCGGCATTGATGACGATTCCGCCCGCGCTCAGCGCAAGCTCCAGCGCCAGCGCCGACTTGCCGCTGGCGGTCGGGCCTGCGATAAGCACGGCCTTGATCGGATGCCCCTCGTTCACGAAAACCTCAAATGTCCCTCGTCGCCACGCTGATCTGTAATCCTGACAATCCCGCGCTCGACTCTACCATTGTCGACGGCGCCCGCGCCGTGCTGCCCCACGCAGCGCCGGCGCACTGGCTGTTCGACGGCGTTGCGGTCGACATCCCCTTCGGCGCGCAGGATAACCTCGAAGGCGACCGTCACGCCATCGAACAGCGGTTGCGCGAGCTTCGCGGCGATCTCCCCATCGACATCGTGGTGCAGCCAGTCGGATTCCGGCGCAAGAAGCTCTTTCTCGCCGACATGGATTCCACCATGATCGGCCAGGAATGCATCGACGAGCTCGCCGATCTCGTCGGGATGAAGGCCCACGTGGCCGCCATCACCGAACGCGCGATGCGCGGCGAGATCGAGTTCGAGCCGGCGCTGCGCGAGCGCGTCGCACTTCTGAAGGACCTTCCTGCCGGCGTGGTCGACGAGGTGCTGGCCAAGCGCATCACATTGACCCCGGGCGGCCGCGAGCTGGTCGCGACCATGCGCGCGCACGGCGCCTATACCTGTCTGGTCTCCGGCGGCTTCACCCTGTTCACGAGCGCGGTCGCGGCCAGGATCGGCTTCCAGGAGAATCGCGCCAACGAGCTCGTCGTGCGCGACGGCAAATTCACCGGCGAGGTGAAGGAGCCGATTTTGGGGCGCGCGGCCAAGCTCGCGACGCTGGTGGATTTGATGGAGTCGTTCGATCTCGACGACATCGACTCCGTCGTGGTCGGCGATGGCGCCAACGATCTCGCGATGATCCAGGCGGCGGGGCTGGGCGTGGCGTATCACGCCAAGCCTGCGGTCGCGGCCGCGGCTGCCGCGCGGATCGACCATGGCGATCTCACCGCGCTGCTCTATGCCCAAGGGTATCGGCGCGACGAGTTCGTGGAGGCGTAGAGCCTCCCCTCCGCTGTCATCACCCGCGAAAGCGGGTGATCCAGTATTCCAGAGACAAAGCGAGGATACGGAGAAGCCGCGGCGTATTGGATGCCCCGGTCAAGCCGGGGCATGACAGTTGAGTGTGGGGCCAAGACCGCCCCTTATTGCACGCTCAGCGCCACGAAGCGCAGCTCGCCGTCGGCGTTGGAGACCAGCAGCAGCACGGACTTCTTGCCGTCCTTCTTGAGCTGGTCGACCCGCTTCTGGATGTCGGCGCCGCTGGAGACGGACTCCTGCGCCACCTCGACGATGACGTCGCCGGCGGAGAGGCGCTTCTCGGCAGCGTCCGAATTGGCGTCGACATTGGTGACGACCACGCCCTTGACGCTGTCCTTGATCTTGTAGCGCGTGCGCAAATCCTTGCTGAGCGCCGCAAGATCGAGACCGAGCGCCTTCTGCGTCACCGGCTTCTCGGGCGCGGGCTCGTCGGTCTTCACCGCGGCCTGCACCTTGTCGGGATCCTGGAGACGGCCAAGCGTGACCTTCTTGGTCTCCTCCTGGCCCTTGCGGATGATGACGACGTCGACTTCCTTGCCGACCGCCGTGTCGGCGACGACGCGGGAGAGATCCTTGGGGTCCTTGACGTCCTTGCCGTCGAATTTGACGACGACGTCGCCGGGCTCGATGCCGGCGGGCTTGGCCGGGCCCTTGTCGTCGACGCCGGCGACCAGCGCGCCGCGCGCGGGCTTGATGTTGAGGCTCTCGGCGATCTCGTCGGTGACGCTCTGGATGCGTACGCCCAGCCAGCCGCGGCGCAGTTCGCCGAACTGGCGGAGCTGGTCGACCACGGCGACAACCGTCTTTGAGGGCACGGCAAAGCCGATGCCGATCGAACCGCCGGAGGGAGAGATGATCAGCGTGTTGACGCCGATGACGTCGCCATCGAGGTTGAACAGCGGACCGCCGGAATTGCCGCGGTTGATGGAGGCGTCGGTCTGGATATAGCTGTCATACGGCCCCGAGGAGATGTCGCGGTTCTTGGCCGAGACGATACCGGCCGTCACCGTGCCGCCGAGGCTGAAAGGATTGCCGATCGCGACCACCCAGTCGCCGAGGCGCAGCTTGTCGGAGTCGCCGAACTTGACGGCGACCAGCGGCTTCGGCGGCTTGAACTTCAGCACGGCAAGGTCGGTCTTCTTGTCGACGCCGACCAGCTCGGCCTTGATCTTGGTGCCGTCGTTGAGGATGACGTTGATCTCGTCGGCATCCGCGATGACGTGGTTGTTGGTGACGACGACACCCGCGGTGTCGATGATGAAGCCGGAGCCGAGCGAGTTGGTCTTGCGCGGCGGGTTGTCGCCACGCTCGCCGCCCTTGCTGCCGCCGCCGGGACCCCTGCGGTTCTTGAAGAAGTCGTCGAAGAACTCCTCGAAGGGCGAACCGGGCGCCAGTTGCGGCATGGTGTTGCTGCCGCCGCCCTTGGCTTCGACGGTCTGCGAGGTCGAGATGTTGACGACAGCGTCGATCACCTTCTCGGCGACGTCGGCGATGCCGTCAGGTCCGCGCGCAAAGGCCGGTGTGGCGAACGCGCTGAATGCACTGACGGCGAGCGCGGCCAGCCCTAAGCGCAAGCGGGTCGGGGCAATGGTGGCAGCGGTCATTGGT includes the following:
- the serB gene encoding phosphoserine phosphatase SerB, which codes for MSLVATLICNPDNPALDSTIVDGARAVLPHAAPAHWLFDGVAVDIPFGAQDNLEGDRHAIEQRLRELRGDLPIDIVVQPVGFRRKKLFLADMDSTMIGQECIDELADLVGMKAHVAAITERAMRGEIEFEPALRERVALLKDLPAGVVDEVLAKRITLTPGGRELVATMRAHGAYTCLVSGGFTLFTSAVAARIGFQENRANELVVRDGKFTGEVKEPILGRAAKLATLVDLMESFDLDDIDSVVVGDGANDLAMIQAAGLGVAYHAKPAVAAAAAARIDHGDLTALLYAQGYRRDEFVEA
- the miaA gene encoding tRNA (adenosine(37)-N6)-dimethylallyltransferase MiaA, yielding MNEGHPIKAVLIAGPTASGKSALALELALSAGGIVINADSMQVYRDLRIITARPTHGEEARAPHRLYGHVDAAVNFSAGAWVADAAKALEEAKAEGRLPIFIGGTGLYFKALTAGLSVVPPIPAEIREGVRARLERNGVEALHEELARRDPRAAERLNLRDRTRIARALEVIEATGRSLLDWHHEGQPPLLPKDSFRAVFLAPERDELYARIDARFDAMLGGGALKEVERLAARQLDPLLPAMKAHGVPALIRHLRGELSLEDAAMIGRADTRHYAKRQFTWFRHQLPDFEWVKLEEARGWLAAAVSAARDPG
- a CDS encoding Do family serine endopeptidase, yielding MTAATIAPTRLRLGLAALAVSAFSAFATPAFARGPDGIADVAEKVIDAVVNISTSQTVEAKGGGSNTMPQLAPGSPFEEFFDDFFKNRRGPGGGSKGGERGDNPPRKTNSLGSGFIIDTAGVVVTNNHVIADADEINVILNDGTKIKAELVGVDKKTDLAVLKFKPPKPLVAVKFGDSDKLRLGDWVVAIGNPFSLGGTVTAGIVSAKNRDISSGPYDSYIQTDASINRGNSGGPLFNLDGDVIGVNTLIISPSGGSIGIGFAVPSKTVVAVVDQLRQFGELRRGWLGVRIQSVTDEIAESLNIKPARGALVAGVDDKGPAKPAGIEPGDVVVKFDGKDVKDPKDLSRVVADTAVGKEVDVVIIRKGQEETKKVTLGRLQDPDKVQAAVKTDEPAPEKPVTQKALGLDLAALSKDLRTRYKIKDSVKGVVVTNVDANSDAAEKRLSAGDVIVEVAQESVSSGADIQKRVDQLKKDGKKSVLLLVSNADGELRFVALSVQ